In the genome of Streptomyces pactum, one region contains:
- a CDS encoding DUF4873 domain-containing protein — protein sequence MSMSPTPLPAPHAGPAGPDGHEDGYRGPATLVIDGVEHPVSVLLRGHFQPIDGRYHWYGRLGADPELVERLGGGRVAAVLRTAEGEASGELSDPDPWHRYRITGTQAPPFRIAGPGPE from the coding sequence CCGGCCCGGCCGGGCCGGACGGCCACGAGGACGGTTACCGCGGCCCGGCGACGCTGGTGATCGACGGCGTCGAGCACCCGGTGTCGGTCCTGCTGCGCGGCCATTTCCAGCCGATCGACGGCCGCTACCACTGGTACGGGCGGCTCGGCGCGGACCCGGAGCTGGTCGAGCGGCTGGGCGGTGGGCGGGTCGCCGCGGTGCTCCGCACCGCGGAGGGCGAGGCCAGCGGCGAGCTGTCCGACCCCGACCCCTGGCACCGCTACCGGATCACCGGCACCCAGGCCCCGCCGTTCCGGATCGCCGGACCCGGCCCGGAGTGA
- a CDS encoding pyridoxamine 5'-phosphate oxidase family protein, with translation MTTKVTDFAVVQDTFFRYIRDIVYATMITVDRRNRPRARVLLPVWEVVDGRPVGWLAAYRTPVKTAHLARNPHTTYSYWSPRQNAVHIDSVSTWAEDAASRRHAWELYVAGGPPGVGYDPVRYWRGGVADPEYHVLRIDPWRVQLVRGSDLRSTLWQPGEAG, from the coding sequence ATGACCACCAAGGTCACCGACTTCGCCGTCGTCCAGGACACCTTCTTCCGCTACATCCGGGACATCGTCTACGCCACCATGATCACGGTGGACCGGCGGAACCGCCCCCGGGCCCGGGTGCTGCTTCCGGTGTGGGAGGTGGTGGACGGCCGGCCGGTGGGCTGGCTCGCCGCGTACCGGACCCCGGTGAAGACCGCCCACCTGGCCCGCAACCCGCACACCACCTACTCGTACTGGAGCCCCCGGCAGAACGCCGTCCACATCGACAGCGTCTCCACCTGGGCCGAGGACGCCGCCTCCCGGCGCCACGCCTGGGAGCTGTACGTGGCCGGCGGGCCGCCCGGCGTCGGTTACGACCCGGTCCGCTACTGGCGCGGCGGGGTGGCGGACCCGGAGTACCACGTCCTGCGGATCGACCCCTGGCGGGTCCAGCTGGTGCGCGGTTCGGACCTGCGCAGCACCCTGTGGCAGCCGGGCGAGGCCGGCTGA
- a CDS encoding MFS transporter, translating to MSARQWGVLIVLCGAIFLEGIDVAMLNVALPSIRTDLGLSTGELQWVMSAYVLGYGGFMLLGGRAADLFGRRRMFLFWLTVFLLFSGLGGLATEGWTLILARFVTGAAAAFMTPAGLSLITTGFAEGPQRNRALLIYSGTAAGGFSLGLVAGGLLTSVGWRLVFFVPVAISALILVAASVLLPREPRAARDGGPVDVAGALTVTAAILLIVLGVERATHTGAGTTAATLAAGAVCLAAFVAVERRAAAPLVRLGLLRSGALVRANLVGLLLSAGFFSFQFLVVLYLQELRGWSTLETSLAMLVIGIDAILAPTLTPKVVERFGNPRSIFVGMLLAVTAFALFLPVGADWSYLVMLPGLLLLGLTFSLTYGPLTIVATEGVAEDEQGLAGGLFYTAFQFGAALGLAAATAVNVAATGSGGPADLLDGYRAALTVPLAAGVLGAVVAATGLRRRGAAPVVAAPAPAEPSRTGTPATH from the coding sequence CTGAGTGCGCGCCAGTGGGGCGTGCTGATCGTCCTGTGCGGAGCGATCTTCCTGGAAGGCATCGACGTGGCCATGCTCAACGTGGCCCTGCCCTCCATCCGCACCGACCTCGGCCTGTCCACCGGTGAACTGCAGTGGGTCATGAGCGCCTACGTGCTCGGCTACGGCGGATTCATGCTGCTCGGCGGCCGGGCCGCCGACCTGTTCGGGCGGCGCCGGATGTTCCTGTTCTGGCTCACCGTCTTCCTGCTCTTCTCCGGACTGGGCGGACTGGCCACCGAGGGCTGGACGCTCATCCTCGCCCGGTTCGTCACCGGGGCCGCCGCGGCGTTCATGACGCCCGCCGGCCTGTCCCTCATCACCACCGGCTTCGCCGAGGGGCCGCAGCGCAACCGGGCGCTGCTGATCTACTCCGGCACCGCCGCCGGCGGCTTCTCCCTCGGCCTGGTCGCCGGCGGACTGCTCACCTCCGTCGGCTGGCGGCTGGTGTTCTTCGTCCCGGTGGCGATCTCCGCGCTGATCCTGGTGGCGGCGTCGGTGCTGCTGCCCCGGGAACCGCGGGCCGCCCGGGACGGCGGACCGGTGGACGTGGCCGGCGCGCTCACCGTCACCGCCGCGATCCTGCTGATCGTCCTGGGCGTGGAGCGCGCCACGCACACCGGCGCCGGCACCACCGCCGCGACGCTCGCCGCCGGGGCGGTCTGCCTCGCCGCCTTCGTCGCCGTGGAGCGCCGGGCCGCCGCGCCGCTGGTGCGCCTGGGCCTGCTCCGCAGCGGCGCGCTGGTCCGCGCCAACCTCGTCGGACTGCTGCTCTCCGCGGGCTTCTTCTCCTTCCAGTTCCTGGTGGTGCTCTACCTGCAGGAGCTGCGGGGCTGGAGCACCCTGGAGACCAGCCTGGCGATGCTGGTCATCGGCATCGACGCGATCCTGGCACCGACCCTCACCCCCAAGGTGGTGGAACGTTTCGGCAACCCTCGCTCGATCTTCGTCGGCATGCTGCTGGCGGTCACCGCGTTCGCCCTGTTCCTGCCGGTGGGCGCCGACTGGAGCTACCTGGTGATGCTCCCCGGCCTGCTGCTGCTCGGGCTGACCTTCTCCCTCACCTACGGGCCGCTCACCATCGTGGCCACCGAGGGCGTCGCGGAGGACGAACAGGGGCTGGCCGGCGGGCTGTTCTACACCGCCTTCCAGTTCGGGGCCGCGCTCGGCCTCGCCGCCGCCACCGCGGTCAACGTCGCGGCCACCGGCTCCGGCGGCCCGGCGGACCTGCTCGACGGCTACCGGGCCGCGCTGACCGTGCCGCTGGCCGCGGGCGTGCTGGGCGCCGTGGTCGCCGCCACCGGGCTGCGCCGGCGGGGCGCGGCACCGGTGGTGGCCGCCCCGGCCCCGGCCGAGCCGTCCCGGACCGGCACCCCCGCCACCCACTGA
- a CDS encoding LysR family transcriptional regulator, giving the protein MEHDELECFLILAEELHFGRTAARMRLSRARVSQLVQRLERRIGAPLFVRTSRKVALTQLGRQLRDDLEPHHRGIQEAVARAGAAARGVTEVLHVGFSNPLAGEIVLKVTQVLRDAHPGLAVEFCEVPLGDPYGKLRNGEFDVQLTDFPAREEDLGGVPALLTEERVLAIAADHPLAARETVSVEDLAQVALLTVVGEVPDYWLEYHVPARTPAGRPIGRGPAVTNMAEALILVASGQGALLAAAHTATYYARPGIAYVPFRDAAPVEYGLTWRAGDETGTVQLFARTAFAVAREVAGADPRRAVPGRRPAVARR; this is encoded by the coding sequence GTGGAACACGATGAACTGGAGTGCTTTCTCATCCTCGCCGAGGAGCTGCACTTCGGCCGCACCGCCGCCCGCATGCGGCTGTCCCGGGCCCGGGTGAGCCAGCTGGTGCAGCGGCTGGAGCGGCGGATCGGCGCACCGCTGTTCGTCCGTACCAGCCGCAAGGTGGCGCTGACCCAGCTGGGCCGGCAGCTGCGCGACGACCTCGAACCGCACCACCGCGGCATCCAGGAGGCGGTGGCGCGCGCCGGCGCCGCGGCGCGCGGCGTCACCGAGGTGCTGCACGTGGGGTTCTCCAACCCGCTGGCCGGGGAGATCGTGCTGAAGGTGACACAGGTGCTGCGGGACGCCCACCCCGGGCTGGCGGTGGAGTTCTGCGAGGTGCCGCTGGGCGACCCGTACGGGAAGCTGCGCAACGGCGAGTTCGACGTCCAGCTGACCGACTTCCCGGCCCGCGAGGAGGATCTGGGCGGGGTGCCGGCGCTGCTCACCGAGGAGCGGGTGCTGGCCATCGCCGCGGACCATCCGCTCGCCGCGCGGGAGACCGTCTCGGTGGAGGATCTGGCCCAGGTGGCGCTGCTGACCGTGGTCGGCGAGGTCCCGGACTACTGGCTGGAGTACCACGTCCCGGCGCGCACCCCGGCCGGCCGGCCGATCGGGCGCGGCCCGGCGGTCACCAACATGGCGGAGGCGCTGATCCTGGTGGCCAGCGGGCAGGGCGCGCTGCTGGCAGCGGCGCACACCGCCACGTACTACGCGCGGCCGGGCATCGCCTATGTGCCGTTCCGGGACGCGGCCCCGGTGGAGTACGGACTGACCTGGCGCGCCGGCGACGAGACCGGGACGGTCCAGCTGTTCGCCCGTACGGCGTTCGCGGTGGCCCGGGAGGTGGCGGGCGCCGACCCGCGCCGGGCGGTGCCGGGCCGGCGGCCCGCCGTGGCCCGGCGCTGA
- a CDS encoding SGNH/GDSL hydrolase family protein produces MPMRRLARNLAAFVAVVGTSVLGPTVPAHAAEPEPLRYAALGDSYSAGSGVLPLDPSASLLCMRSTRNYPHVLAESTGAELTDVTCGGAQTKDFTTSQYPGVAPQLQVLDEKTDLVTLTIGGNDNNTFIGAIVACGTAGALTLGHGSPCKDLYGSTFTDQVAAKTYPAVVNALTEVRRKAPNARVAVLGYPWILPAAADPSCFLKMPIASGDVPYLRDLQTRLNRAVERAADETGATYVDLAAASEGHDACAPVGTRWVEPVLFGTNIVPVHPNALGEARMAARTADVLGLD; encoded by the coding sequence ATGCCGATGCGCCGACTCGCCCGCAACCTGGCCGCCTTCGTCGCCGTGGTGGGGACCTCGGTCCTCGGACCGACGGTTCCGGCGCACGCCGCGGAGCCCGAGCCGCTCCGTTACGCTGCCCTGGGCGACAGCTACAGCGCCGGGTCCGGCGTCCTGCCGCTCGACCCCTCGGCGTCCCTGCTGTGCATGCGCTCCACCCGCAACTACCCGCACGTCCTCGCGGAGTCGACCGGCGCCGAGCTGACCGATGTGACCTGCGGCGGCGCGCAGACCAAGGACTTCACCACCTCCCAGTACCCGGGGGTGGCGCCACAGCTCCAGGTGCTGGACGAGAAGACCGACCTGGTCACGCTGACCATCGGCGGCAACGACAACAACACCTTCATCGGCGCCATCGTCGCCTGCGGCACGGCCGGGGCGCTCACCCTGGGCCACGGCAGCCCGTGCAAGGACCTGTACGGCAGCACCTTCACCGACCAGGTGGCGGCCAAGACGTACCCGGCGGTGGTCAACGCCCTGACCGAGGTCCGCCGCAAGGCGCCCAACGCCCGGGTGGCGGTGCTCGGTTACCCCTGGATCCTGCCCGCCGCCGCGGACCCGTCCTGCTTCCTGAAGATGCCCATCGCCTCCGGTGACGTGCCCTACCTGAGGGACCTCCAGACGCGGCTGAACCGGGCGGTGGAGCGGGCCGCCGACGAGACCGGGGCCACCTACGTGGACCTGGCCGCCGCCTCCGAGGGCCACGACGCCTGTGCGCCGGTGGGCACCCGCTGGGTGGAACCGGTGCTCTTCGGCACCAACATCGTCCCGGTGCACCCCAACGCGCTGGGTGAGGCCCGGATGGCCGCCCGGACGGCGGACGTCCTCGGCCTGGACTGA
- a CDS encoding N-acetylmuramoyl-L-alanine amidase — MWPRRLTQVVALVPLVLLTNWGAAELSEPRPAPRDSLHRPAAPRPRIVERSVWHADERAVRERPAAVRAVRAVFIHHTHHFGSYDCREVPALLRAMQESHIHGEGWDDLGYNFVVDRCGTIYEGRAGSARRAVLGAHTQGFNTGSVGIAALGSFGAGERVPRAMLEAIAAVAAWKLHPGADPTGRVRMVSTNDRSRYPEGTAVRLDTISGHRDAYETDCPGDALYAALPRLREMVARLRDR; from the coding sequence ATGTGGCCCCGCAGGCTGACGCAGGTGGTGGCACTCGTGCCCCTGGTCCTGCTGACCAACTGGGGCGCCGCGGAGCTCTCCGAGCCGCGGCCGGCCCCCCGTGACTCCCTCCACCGCCCGGCGGCACCCCGGCCGAGGATCGTGGAGCGGTCCGTCTGGCACGCCGACGAGCGGGCGGTGCGGGAGCGGCCCGCGGCGGTCCGCGCGGTGCGGGCCGTCTTCATCCACCACACCCACCACTTCGGCTCCTACGACTGCCGGGAGGTGCCGGCACTGCTGCGCGCCATGCAGGAGTCCCACATCCACGGCGAGGGCTGGGACGACCTCGGCTACAACTTCGTGGTGGACCGGTGCGGCACGATCTACGAGGGGCGCGCCGGCAGCGCCCGACGGGCGGTGCTGGGCGCGCACACCCAGGGCTTCAACACCGGCAGCGTGGGCATCGCGGCGCTCGGCAGCTTCGGCGCCGGGGAGCGGGTGCCGCGCGCCATGCTGGAGGCGATCGCCGCGGTGGCGGCGTGGAAGCTGCATCCGGGCGCGGACCCCACCGGGCGGGTGAGGATGGTCTCCACCAACGACCGGAGCCGCTATCCGGAGGGGACGGCCGTCCGGCTCGACACCATCTCCGGACACCGCGACGCCTACGAGACGGACTGCCCCGGGGACGCGCTGTACGCGGCGCTGCCCCGGCTGCGGGAGATGGTGGCGCGGCTGCGGGACCGCTGA
- a CDS encoding DUF5709 domain-containing protein — protein MSGDGTGQDGMGDDVYQPTGTNEEQEDAGPLDPEDTLDQRGYDQMLDEGYSPPEKPLGVTRRGTTAAEQREGETLDERLAQEVPDVGEDIADEDGDEVGDLPGGEGEPLDPQAGDERAGRLVAPDRGVRGDTTKDEVATDVGIDGGAAGAEEAAVHVVRDPEEPAPGAEDAG, from the coding sequence ATGAGCGGTGACGGAACCGGTCAGGACGGCATGGGGGACGACGTCTACCAGCCCACCGGGACCAACGAGGAACAGGAGGACGCCGGTCCCCTGGACCCCGAGGACACCCTGGATCAGCGGGGCTACGACCAGATGCTCGACGAGGGGTACTCTCCGCCCGAGAAGCCGCTGGGCGTGACCCGGCGGGGCACCACCGCCGCCGAACAGCGGGAGGGCGAGACGCTGGACGAGCGGCTCGCCCAGGAGGTCCCGGACGTCGGCGAGGACATCGCCGACGAGGACGGGGACGAGGTGGGGGACCTGCCCGGCGGGGAGGGCGAACCGCTCGACCCCCAGGCCGGGGACGAGCGCGCCGGGCGGCTGGTCGCCCCCGACCGGGGCGTGCGCGGCGACACCACCAAGGACGAGGTCGCCACCGACGTGGGCATCGACGGGGGCGCCGCCGGGGCCGAGGAGGCCGCGGTGCACGTCGTGCGCGACCCCGAGGAGCCCGCGCCCGGAGCCGAGGACGCCGGCTGA
- a CDS encoding metal-dependent hydrolase — protein sequence MNPADEHDNLVLRARDVHFDWGRLPLHWIPGEPMATHTINVLHMLLPEGERWFVRTFRQALPLITDDELRERVLGFTGQEAVHAEAHQGVLDHLLAKGLDPRPYVRQVEYLFGRVLGERPGLPPDRAREHLVERIAVIAGIEHFTAFLGDWVLNADALDRAGTDPTMLDLLRWHGAEEVEHRSVAYDLLRHLDPGYLRRVRTMAIAGPVLFHLWVRGVRYLMAADPELPPGTRARWRGYADACRRGLLPRPAKAARSAVRYFSRHYHPGQEGSTRQAVAYLASSPAARAAAH from the coding sequence GTGAACCCTGCCGACGAGCACGACAACCTGGTGCTGCGCGCCCGCGACGTCCACTTCGACTGGGGGCGCCTGCCGCTGCACTGGATACCGGGCGAGCCGATGGCGACCCACACCATCAACGTCCTGCACATGCTGCTGCCGGAGGGCGAGCGGTGGTTCGTCCGCACCTTCCGGCAGGCGCTGCCGCTCATCACCGACGACGAACTGCGGGAGCGGGTGCTGGGGTTCACCGGGCAGGAGGCGGTGCACGCCGAGGCGCACCAGGGCGTCCTGGACCACCTGCTCGCCAAGGGCCTCGACCCGCGGCCGTACGTGCGGCAGGTGGAGTACCTCTTCGGCCGGGTGCTCGGCGAACGTCCCGGACTGCCGCCGGACCGGGCCCGCGAGCACCTGGTGGAACGGATCGCCGTCATCGCCGGGATCGAGCACTTCACCGCGTTCCTCGGGGACTGGGTGCTGAACGCCGACGCCCTGGACCGGGCGGGCACCGACCCGACCATGCTCGACCTGCTGCGCTGGCACGGCGCGGAGGAGGTCGAGCACCGCAGCGTCGCCTACGACCTGCTGCGCCACCTCGACCCCGGCTACCTGCGCCGGGTGCGCACCATGGCGATCGCCGGGCCGGTCCTGTTCCACCTGTGGGTCCGCGGCGTCCGGTACCTGATGGCGGCCGACCCGGAACTGCCGCCGGGCACCCGGGCCCGCTGGCGGGGGTACGCCGACGCCTGCCGGCGCGGGCTGCTGCCCCGCCCGGCGAAGGCGGCCCGCTCCGCGGTGCGCTACTTCAGCCGCCACTACCACCCCGGTCAGGAGGGCTCGACCCGGCAGGCGGTCGCCTACCTCGCCTCCTCCCCGGCGGCCCGCGCCGCCGCCCACTGA
- a CDS encoding PDR/VanB family oxidoreductase yields MNRPGTTAAPATPPDLYGRPRADRYLRFLDRVTSLYLPAVTRPRRPGRRPAPSGATPRELVVAGRHHLADDVVALRLTAPDASPLPRWQPGAHVDLLLPSGRVRSYSLCGDPADRAAYRVAVRRLPDGGGGSVEVHGLRTGARLGMRGPRNAFPFAAEPAVLLLAGGIGITPLWPMAAEAARRGLDWRLVHCGRSRAALPFAAELRALAERHPGRVEIHCDDEAGTPDAADLLRRAPAGAAVYCCGPAPMLAAVRAAFDEGPASALHVERFAPAPVAGGSPFELLLRRSGTVLPVPADRSALDVLRAYDPATPYSCRQGFCGVCTVTVTAGTVEHRDGRPAAGDRCDGEPGRMRVCVSRAPAGERVELDL; encoded by the coding sequence GTGAACCGCCCCGGGACTACCGCCGCTCCCGCCACCCCGCCCGACCTGTACGGCAGGCCGCGTGCCGACCGCTACCTGCGCTTCCTGGACCGCGTCACCTCGCTGTACCTGCCGGCCGTCACCCGGCCGCGCCGCCCCGGACGCCGCCCGGCCCCCTCCGGCGCCACCCCACGGGAACTCGTCGTCGCCGGGCGGCACCACCTCGCCGACGACGTGGTGGCGCTCCGCCTGACCGCGCCGGACGCCTCGCCGCTGCCCCGCTGGCAGCCCGGCGCCCATGTGGACCTGCTGCTGCCGTCCGGCCGGGTGCGCTCGTACTCGCTGTGCGGCGACCCCGCCGACCGGGCCGCCTACCGGGTCGCGGTGCGGCGCCTCCCGGACGGCGGGGGCGGCTCGGTGGAGGTGCACGGGCTGCGGACCGGGGCACGGCTGGGCATGCGCGGGCCGCGCAACGCGTTCCCGTTCGCCGCCGAGCCGGCCGTGCTGCTGCTGGCCGGCGGCATCGGCATCACGCCGCTGTGGCCGATGGCCGCCGAGGCCGCCCGGCGCGGCCTGGACTGGCGGCTGGTCCACTGCGGCCGGTCCCGGGCCGCGCTGCCGTTCGCCGCGGAGCTGCGCGCCCTGGCCGAACGGCACCCGGGCCGGGTGGAGATCCACTGCGACGACGAGGCGGGCACCCCGGACGCCGCCGACCTGCTGCGCAGGGCACCGGCCGGCGCGGCGGTCTACTGCTGCGGCCCGGCCCCGATGCTGGCGGCGGTGCGCGCCGCGTTCGACGAGGGTCCGGCCTCCGCGCTGCACGTCGAACGGTTCGCGCCCGCGCCGGTGGCCGGCGGCAGCCCCTTCGAACTCCTGCTGCGGCGCAGCGGCACCGTGCTGCCGGTGCCCGCCGACCGCTCCGCCCTGGACGTGCTGCGCGCGTACGACCCGGCGACCCCGTACTCCTGCCGGCAGGGCTTCTGCGGCGTGTGCACCGTCACCGTGACCGCGGGTACCGTGGAGCACCGCGACGGCCGGCCCGCGGCCGGGGACCGGTGCGACGGCGAGCCCGGCCGGATGCGGGTGTGCGTCTCCCGGGCCCCGGCCGGCGAGCGCGTCGAACTGGACCTGTGA
- a CDS encoding M24 family metallopeptidase, which produces MSPRTPAAPARRARSAALPAFPFDGRDLDRFREVQRLAYRCAERVAGWLEPGVTERQAAARLRRELVAEGVRDFFHVPFAWFGDRTAFRRFRTPLQFFPTGRRLTDGMAYVLDCAPVVDGYTADIGYAGKIGDNPVWDRIAADLPEYRALILRQVRERRTLAEVYRAVDGLIERHGYDNRHRVYPGRVIGHQVTRTTARGPAGATVFGFGVRTLQTLGRELIGERLHGRSPLWADGRASRHAPTPGLWAVEPHVAFRDVGLKFEELLVVTEDDAHWLDDDVPHLRRVRRAG; this is translated from the coding sequence ATGAGCCCCCGTACCCCCGCGGCCCCGGCGCGCCGCGCCCGGTCCGCCGCGCTGCCCGCGTTCCCGTTCGACGGCCGTGACCTGGACCGCTTCCGGGAGGTGCAACGGCTGGCCTACCGCTGCGCCGAGCGGGTCGCCGGCTGGCTGGAGCCGGGCGTCACCGAACGGCAGGCCGCCGCCCGGCTCCGCCGCGAACTGGTCGCCGAGGGGGTGCGGGACTTCTTCCACGTCCCGTTCGCCTGGTTCGGCGACCGCACCGCGTTCCGGCGGTTCCGTACCCCGCTGCAGTTCTTCCCCACCGGCCGCCGGCTCACCGACGGCATGGCCTACGTGCTCGACTGCGCCCCGGTGGTGGACGGCTACACCGCCGACATCGGCTACGCCGGCAAGATCGGCGACAACCCGGTCTGGGACCGGATCGCGGCGGACCTGCCGGAGTACCGGGCGCTCATCCTCCGCCAGGTGCGGGAGCGCCGGACGCTCGCCGAGGTCTACCGGGCGGTGGACGGGCTGATCGAACGGCACGGCTACGACAACCGGCACCGGGTCTACCCGGGCCGGGTGATCGGGCACCAGGTGACCCGGACCACCGCCCGCGGGCCCGCCGGGGCCACCGTCTTCGGCTTCGGGGTGCGCACCCTGCAGACCCTGGGCCGGGAGCTGATCGGCGAACGGCTGCACGGGCGGTCCCCGCTGTGGGCGGACGGGCGCGCCTCACGCCACGCCCCGACGCCCGGGCTGTGGGCGGTGGAACCGCATGTCGCCTTCCGTGACGTGGGGCTGAAGTTCGAGGAGCTGCTGGTGGTCACCGAGGACGACGCCCACTGGCTCGACGACGACGTGCCGCATCTGCGCCGCGTGCGGCGGGCCGGCTGA